The proteins below come from a single Caulobacter flavus genomic window:
- the secG gene encoding preprotein translocase subunit SecG, which translates to MLIGILLAINIIVCIALIGFVLLQRSEGGALGMGGGGAGSFMTARGAGDFMTRMTWILFSVFLVISLVLTVLTGRIGGADSVVDKLKIDSLDTKTLNAPVAPTVPAPGSAVPAPGAAAPSAVPAPQLSVPAPAAPAPAAPAQTPAQ; encoded by the coding sequence ATGCTCATCGGCATCCTGCTGGCCATCAACATCATCGTCTGCATCGCGCTGATCGGCTTCGTGCTGCTCCAGCGGTCGGAGGGCGGCGCCCTCGGCATGGGCGGCGGCGGCGCCGGCAGTTTCATGACCGCGCGCGGCGCGGGCGACTTCATGACCCGCATGACCTGGATCCTGTTCTCGGTGTTCCTGGTCATCAGCCTGGTCCTGACCGTCCTGACTGGCCGCATCGGCGGCGCCGACTCGGTGGTCGACAAGCTGAAGATCGACAGCCTCGACACCAAGACCCTGAACGCCCCGGTCGCTCCGACCGTGCCGGCCCCGGGCTCGGCGGTTCCCGCGCCCGGCGCGGCCGCTCCCAGCGCCGTTCCGGCTCCGCAGCTCAGCGTTCCCGCGCCGGCCGCTCCGGCTCCGGCCGCCCCGGCGCAGACTCCCGCCCAGTAA
- the eno gene encoding phosphopyruvate hydratase, protein MTEIVDIIAREILDSRGNPTVEVDVVLEDGAFGRAAVPSGASTGAHEAVEKRDGDKSRYLGKGVRQAVDAVNGEIFDALSGVDAEDQRRIDSLLIGLDGTQNKSRLGANAILGVSLAVAKAAAESAGLPLHRYIGGVNARILPTPMMNIINGGAHADNPIDIQEFMILPTGAASFSEAVRMGAEIFHGLKKALKDAGHNTNVGDEGGFAPNLASAEAALDFIVKAGEAAGYKAGDDFLLGLDVASTEFFKNGKYELEGEGKSLDPAQMVDYLAGLVSKFPIASIEDGMAEDDFDGWKLLTDTLGKKVQLVGDDLFVTNPKRLQIGLDQGLANSILVKVNQIGTLSETIDAVELAHRHGYTSVMSHRSGETEDSTIADLAVALNCGQIKTGSLARSDRLAKYNQLLRIEQQLEDQGVYAGRAALKGR, encoded by the coding sequence ATGACCGAGATCGTCGACATCATCGCCCGCGAAATCCTCGACAGCCGCGGCAATCCGACGGTCGAGGTCGACGTCGTCCTCGAGGACGGCGCCTTTGGTCGCGCCGCGGTGCCGTCGGGCGCCTCGACCGGCGCCCACGAGGCCGTCGAAAAGCGTGACGGCGACAAGTCGCGCTACCTGGGCAAGGGCGTCCGCCAGGCCGTCGACGCCGTCAACGGCGAGATCTTCGACGCGCTGTCGGGCGTCGACGCCGAAGACCAGCGTCGCATCGACAGCCTGCTGATCGGTCTGGACGGCACGCAGAACAAGTCGCGCCTGGGCGCCAACGCCATCCTCGGCGTGTCGCTGGCCGTGGCCAAGGCCGCCGCCGAGTCGGCCGGCCTGCCGCTGCACCGCTACATCGGCGGCGTGAACGCCCGCATCCTGCCGACCCCGATGATGAACATCATCAACGGCGGCGCCCACGCCGACAATCCGATCGACATCCAGGAATTCATGATCCTGCCGACCGGCGCGGCCAGCTTCTCCGAAGCCGTGCGCATGGGCGCCGAGATCTTCCACGGCCTGAAGAAGGCCCTGAAGGATGCCGGCCACAACACCAACGTCGGCGACGAGGGCGGCTTCGCTCCCAACCTGGCCTCGGCCGAAGCCGCGCTGGACTTCATCGTCAAGGCCGGTGAAGCCGCTGGCTACAAGGCCGGCGACGACTTCCTGCTGGGCCTGGACGTCGCCTCGACCGAGTTCTTCAAGAACGGCAAGTACGAGCTGGAAGGCGAGGGCAAGTCGCTCGACCCGGCCCAGATGGTCGACTACCTGGCCGGCCTGGTTTCCAAGTTCCCGATCGCCTCGATCGAGGACGGCATGGCCGAAGACGACTTCGACGGCTGGAAGCTGCTGACCGACACCCTGGGCAAGAAGGTCCAGCTGGTCGGCGACGACCTGTTCGTCACCAATCCCAAGCGCCTGCAGATCGGCCTCGACCAGGGCCTGGCCAACTCGATCCTGGTGAAGGTCAACCAGATCGGCACGCTGTCGGAAACCATCGACGCGGTCGAACTGGCCCACCGTCACGGCTACACCAGCGTCATGAGCCACCGCTCGGGCGAGACCGAGGACAGCACCATCGCCGACCTGGCCGTGGCCCTGAACTGCGGTCAGATCAAGACCGGCTCGCTGGCCCGTTCGGACCGGCTGGCCAAGTACAACCAGCTCCTGCGCATCGAGCAGCAGCTGGAAGATCAAGGCGTCTACGCCGGCCGCGCCGCCCTCAAGGGCCGCTAA
- a CDS encoding GNAT family N-acetyltransferase, whose amino-acid sequence MILETERLTLKPLVAEDAPLIYPFLSDPELMAHWDRAPLEDPDEVAACVVGQVEDMQAGTALYWTVRLSANGEFVGACEFVEIDERRHRAELRFVVARESWGQGYAQEAVTALLAHAAASDLKHVIARTQVGDARAEKLLERLGFKGAAYLKGQVDRDGERRDGRLFDLEL is encoded by the coding sequence ATGATTCTCGAGACCGAACGCCTGACGCTGAAGCCGCTGGTCGCCGAGGACGCTCCGCTCATCTATCCGTTCCTCAGCGATCCGGAACTGATGGCCCACTGGGACCGCGCGCCGCTGGAGGACCCCGACGAGGTCGCCGCCTGCGTCGTCGGCCAGGTCGAGGACATGCAGGCCGGAACGGCGCTGTACTGGACCGTCCGGCTGTCGGCGAACGGCGAGTTCGTCGGCGCCTGCGAGTTCGTCGAGATCGACGAGCGCCGCCACCGCGCCGAGCTGCGCTTCGTCGTGGCGCGCGAGAGCTGGGGCCAGGGCTACGCCCAGGAGGCGGTGACCGCCCTCCTCGCCCACGCCGCCGCCAGCGACCTCAAGCACGTCATCGCCCGCACCCAGGTGGGCGACGCGCGCGCCGAGAAGCTGCTGGAACGCCTGGGCTTCAAGGGCGCGGCCTATCTGAAGGGCCAGGTCGACCGCGACGGCGAGCGCCGGGACGGACGGCTGTTCGACCTGGAGCTTTGA
- the rpmF gene encoding 50S ribosomal protein L32 yields the protein MAVPKRKTSPSRRNMRRSHHALGANSFVEDKDSGELRRPHHVDLKTGLYNGKQILTPKED from the coding sequence ATGGCCGTTCCTAAAAGAAAAACTTCGCCTTCTCGCCGGAACATGCGCCGGTCGCACCACGCCCTGGGCGCCAACTCGTTCGTCGAGGACAAGGACTCGGGCGAGCTGCGTCGTCCGCACCACGTCGACCTGAAGACCGGCCTGTACAACGGCAAGCAGATCCTGACCCCGAAGGAAGACTAA
- a CDS encoding CTP synthase, translating into MTRYIFITGGVVSSLGKGLASAALGALLQARGYTVRLRKLDPYLNVDPGTMSPYQHGEVFVTDDGAETDLDLGHYERFTGVSAKKADNITTGQIYKTIIEKERRGDYLGATVQVIPHVTNEIKDFVLSPAMDETGQKPVDFVLVEIGGTVGDIEGLPFFEAIRQLRQDLPRGQSCYVHLTLLPFIKTAGEMKTKPTQHSVKELRSIGIQPDILLCRCEQEIPVEEKRKIAQFCNVRPSAVIQAMDSSSIYAVPIDYHKEGLDAEVLDVFGMSDAPKPDLSRWEAIDNTVQHPDGEVTIAVVGKYTVLKDAYKSLIEALHHGGLANKVKVNLDWVESETFEGDEGAAAARLENAHAIMVPGGFGERGAEGKIRAAQFARERKVPYFGICFGMQMAVIETLRNVAGITDASSSEFGPTDRPVVGLMTEWIKGNEMVSRKAGDDLGGTMRLGAYEAVLQPGSKVAEIYGGAEIVERHRHRYEVNIGYSHKMEEAGLKLTGRSPDGVLPEIVERDDHPWFIGVQFHPELKSRPFAPHPLFASFIAAAKEHGRLV; encoded by the coding sequence ATGACGCGGTACATTTTCATCACCGGCGGCGTGGTTTCCTCCCTTGGAAAAGGCCTCGCCTCCGCAGCGCTGGGCGCTCTCCTGCAGGCTCGTGGCTACACGGTTCGCCTGCGTAAGCTCGACCCCTATCTCAACGTCGATCCGGGCACCATGAGCCCGTATCAGCACGGCGAGGTGTTCGTCACCGACGACGGGGCCGAGACCGACCTGGACCTGGGGCACTACGAGCGCTTCACCGGCGTGTCGGCCAAGAAGGCCGACAACATCACCACCGGCCAGATCTACAAGACGATCATCGAGAAGGAGCGCCGCGGCGACTATCTGGGCGCGACCGTCCAGGTGATCCCGCACGTCACCAACGAGATCAAGGACTTCGTCCTCTCGCCCGCCATGGACGAGACGGGCCAGAAGCCGGTCGACTTCGTGCTGGTCGAGATCGGCGGCACCGTCGGCGACATCGAGGGCCTGCCGTTCTTCGAGGCCATCCGCCAGCTGCGCCAGGACTTGCCGCGCGGCCAGAGCTGCTACGTGCACCTCACCTTGCTGCCGTTCATCAAGACGGCCGGCGAGATGAAGACCAAGCCGACCCAGCACTCGGTCAAGGAGCTGCGCTCCATCGGCATCCAGCCGGACATCCTGCTCTGCCGTTGCGAGCAGGAGATTCCGGTCGAGGAAAAACGCAAGATCGCCCAGTTCTGCAACGTGCGCCCGAGCGCCGTGATCCAGGCGATGGACAGTTCCTCGATCTACGCCGTGCCGATCGACTATCACAAGGAAGGCCTCGACGCCGAAGTGCTCGACGTCTTCGGCATGAGCGACGCGCCCAAGCCCGACCTGTCGCGCTGGGAAGCCATCGACAACACCGTCCAGCATCCGGACGGCGAGGTCACGATCGCGGTCGTCGGCAAGTACACCGTGCTGAAGGACGCCTATAAGTCCCTCATCGAGGCCCTGCACCACGGCGGCCTGGCCAACAAGGTCAAGGTCAACCTGGACTGGGTCGAGAGCGAGACCTTCGAGGGCGACGAGGGCGCGGCCGCGGCCCGTCTCGAGAACGCCCACGCCATCATGGTGCCGGGCGGCTTCGGCGAGCGCGGCGCGGAAGGCAAGATCCGGGCGGCCCAGTTCGCGCGCGAGCGCAAGGTGCCGTACTTCGGCATCTGCTTCGGCATGCAGATGGCCGTCATCGAGACCCTGCGCAACGTCGCGGGAATCACCGATGCGTCGTCCAGCGAGTTCGGCCCCACCGACCGTCCGGTCGTCGGCCTGATGACCGAGTGGATCAAGGGCAACGAGATGGTGTCCCGCAAGGCCGGCGACGACCTGGGCGGCACCATGCGCCTGGGCGCCTACGAAGCGGTGCTTCAACCGGGTTCCAAAGTGGCCGAGATCTATGGCGGCGCCGAGATCGTCGAGCGCCACCGCCACCGCTACGAAGTCAACATCGGCTACAGCCACAAGATGGAGGAGGCGGGTCTCAAGCTGACCGGCCGCTCTCCGGACGGCGTGCTGCCCGAGATCGTCGAGCGCGACGATCATCCGTGGTTCATCGGCGTTCAGTTCCACCCGGAACTGAAGAGCCGTCCGTTCGCTCCGCACCCCCTGTTCGCCAGCTTCATCGCGGCGGCCAAGGAGCACGGACGACTGGTCTGA
- the tpiA gene encoding triose-phosphate isomerase, with product MTVSLTTPRPLIAGNWKMFGLEASLDEARAVAAAVAQSPPAARVAICPPATLLHRMSEALSGESVIVGGQDCHAAPQGAYTGDIAAPMLADAGATLVILGHSERRGSYDETCEEVSAKVLAALAAGLEPVICLGETLAEREAGQAEPIVTGQARNSLPDELAGQAFAVAYEPVWAIGTGLTPTPADIAAIHAAIRAVLVERFGDHGRAIPILYGGSVKPENAAEILALPEVGGALVGGASLKAKDFLAIIAAA from the coding sequence ATGACCGTTTCTCTTACGACGCCCCGGCCGTTGATCGCCGGGAACTGGAAGATGTTCGGCCTTGAGGCCTCGCTCGACGAAGCCAGAGCCGTGGCCGCCGCGGTGGCGCAATCCCCGCCCGCGGCGCGAGTCGCCATCTGCCCGCCCGCCACCCTGCTGCACCGCATGTCCGAGGCGCTCTCGGGCGAGTCGGTGATCGTCGGCGGCCAGGACTGCCACGCCGCGCCGCAGGGGGCCTACACCGGCGACATCGCCGCGCCCATGCTGGCCGACGCTGGCGCGACGCTGGTGATTCTCGGCCACTCCGAGCGCCGCGGCAGCTACGACGAGACCTGCGAGGAGGTGTCGGCCAAGGTGCTGGCCGCGCTGGCCGCCGGGCTCGAGCCGGTGATCTGCCTGGGCGAGACCCTGGCCGAGCGCGAGGCCGGCCAGGCCGAGCCGATCGTCACCGGCCAGGCGCGCAACTCGTTGCCCGACGAACTGGCGGGCCAGGCCTTCGCCGTCGCCTACGAGCCGGTCTGGGCCATCGGCACCGGCCTGACGCCGACGCCGGCCGACATCGCCGCCATCCACGCGGCCATCCGCGCCGTGCTGGTCGAGCGCTTCGGCGACCACGGCCGCGCCATCCCGATTCTCTACGGCGGCTCGGTGAAGCCCGAGAACGCCGCCGAGATCCTGGCGCTCCCCGAGGTGGGCGGCGCCCTGGTCGGCGGCGCCTCGCTGAAGGCCAAGGACTTCCTGGCGATCATCGCGGCGGCCTGA
- a CDS encoding peptidylprolyl isomerase has protein sequence MLAGFRSFAKSPFAIVLFALLIVSFAIFGISDVFRQPSSSKVIVVGSRSVTPEDFKARFDNYRNQLQQQGQTLTPDEAVQRGVDRGMLQELALQESMAELIKKMGVRPSEALVGEVLHKQLSQLPANTRPFDPVTGKFDKQMYQRLLADNGMTPAGYEASLRDEIARSQFYASVANGLRTPRIYSALQAVYGLESRELSAFAINPTSVAQPTPPTDAQLQAFMTENAARLTLPETRVLSVVRFSAKALEPSVTVDPAEVQKTFDFRKDTLAQPETRSLVQIVAPDAKAAAAIAERLRKGEAPAAVAQAYGKQPVMILDKPKTALPDRKVADAAFALGEGQVSAPIAGELGQSVVKVLKINAAKAASLEAARPQIEADLRVQAAQSKAYDQTQAFQDARDGGASVVDAAGKAGALVVTTAPLTAQGTDLGGQPAAGLTPDVLKAAFALPAGGESDLIEAGKGEYFAVRVEKVNKAALPPLAEVRQPLAQQWMFNELVKRLKAKADELAARVRKGESMETVAASANAKIIKISGLSRETAQQHQALGRDLLIASFNAKPGEVFTASAPQAGYVVGRLDTVRAGDAAEIARATESMRPQTSMAYMNDIGQAGRTAARDRLEPKLNLTLARQAIGVDTEALAKTEKDGAAKGGAKKAAAQ, from the coding sequence ATGCTCGCCGGCTTTCGCTCTTTCGCCAAATCGCCCTTCGCGATCGTCCTCTTCGCGCTGCTGATCGTCAGCTTCGCGATCTTCGGGATCAGCGACGTCTTCCGCCAGCCGAGCAGCAGCAAGGTGATCGTGGTCGGCTCGCGTTCGGTCACGCCCGAAGACTTCAAGGCGCGCTTCGACAACTACCGCAACCAGCTGCAGCAGCAGGGCCAGACCCTGACGCCGGACGAAGCCGTCCAGCGCGGCGTCGACCGCGGCATGCTCCAGGAGCTGGCGCTGCAGGAATCGATGGCCGAGCTGATCAAGAAGATGGGCGTGCGCCCGTCCGAAGCCCTGGTCGGCGAGGTGCTGCACAAGCAGCTGAGCCAGCTGCCGGCCAACACGCGTCCGTTCGATCCGGTGACCGGCAAGTTCGACAAGCAGATGTACCAGCGCCTGCTGGCCGACAACGGCATGACCCCGGCCGGCTACGAGGCCTCGCTGCGCGACGAGATCGCCCGCTCGCAGTTCTACGCCAGCGTCGCCAACGGCCTGCGCACCCCGCGCATCTATTCGGCCCTGCAGGCCGTCTACGGCCTCGAGAGCCGCGAGCTTTCGGCCTTCGCCATCAACCCGACCAGCGTCGCCCAGCCCACTCCGCCGACCGACGCCCAGCTGCAGGCGTTCATGACCGAGAACGCCGCCCGCCTGACCCTGCCCGAGACCCGCGTCCTGTCGGTCGTGCGTTTCAGCGCCAAGGCCCTGGAGCCGTCGGTGACCGTCGATCCGGCCGAGGTGCAGAAGACCTTCGACTTCCGCAAGGACACCCTGGCCCAGCCGGAAACCCGCTCGCTGGTGCAGATCGTCGCCCCGGACGCCAAGGCGGCCGCCGCCATCGCCGAGCGCCTGCGCAAGGGCGAGGCCCCGGCCGCCGTGGCCCAGGCCTACGGCAAGCAGCCGGTGATGATCCTCGACAAGCCCAAGACCGCCCTGCCCGACCGCAAGGTGGCCGACGCCGCCTTCGCCCTCGGCGAAGGCCAGGTCAGCGCGCCGATCGCCGGCGAACTGGGCCAGTCGGTCGTCAAGGTGCTGAAGATCAACGCCGCCAAGGCCGCCTCGCTGGAAGCCGCCCGCCCGCAGATCGAAGCCGACCTGCGCGTCCAGGCCGCCCAGTCCAAGGCCTATGACCAGACCCAGGCCTTCCAGGACGCCCGCGACGGCGGCGCCAGCGTCGTCGACGCCGCCGGCAAGGCCGGCGCCCTGGTGGTCACGACCGCCCCGCTCACCGCCCAGGGCACGGACCTCGGCGGCCAGCCGGCCGCGGGCCTGACCCCGGACGTGCTGAAGGCCGCCTTCGCCCTGCCGGCCGGCGGTGAAAGCGACCTGATCGAAGCCGGCAAGGGCGAGTACTTCGCCGTCCGCGTCGAGAAGGTGAACAAGGCCGCCCTGCCCCCGCTGGCCGAGGTCAGGCAGCCGCTGGCCCAGCAGTGGATGTTCAACGAGCTGGTCAAGCGCCTGAAGGCCAAGGCTGACGAGCTGGCCGCCCGCGTGCGCAAGGGCGAGTCGATGGAGACCGTCGCCGCCTCGGCCAACGCCAAGATCATCAAGATCTCGGGCCTGTCGCGCGAGACCGCCCAGCAGCACCAGGCCCTTGGCCGCGACCTGCTGATCGCCTCGTTCAACGCCAAGCCGGGCGAGGTCTTCACGGCCAGCGCCCCGCAGGCCGGCTACGTTGTCGGCCGCCTCGACACGGTCCGCGCCGGCGACGCCGCCGAGATCGCCCGGGCCACCGAGTCGATGCGTCCGCAGACCAGCATGGCCTACATGAACGACATCGGTCAGGCCGGCCGCACGGCCGCCCGCGACAGGCTGGAGCCGAAGCTGAACCTGACCCTGGCCCGCCAGGCGATCGGCGTCGACACCGAGGCCCTGGCCAAGACCGAGAAGGACGGCGCGGCCAAGGGCGGCGCCAAGAAGGCCGCGGCTCAATGA
- a CDS encoding retroviral-like aspartic protease family protein: MFTRRALASGLGASLALGAAPFSAHAFSPGQVPAATPVAPPPTAPLYIIDAAIDDSERMTVETMINGRGPYRFVVDSGADRSVVSDTLAASLALPRGRDVMVHGIGGSAVTPTAHIDQLVSGDARLAGVELPILPPGRVGGDGLLGVDILQDRSVVMDFKRKRLEVRHSTPEYRFFRRTQEVQVVADQKFGRLTIVNCRINNIRTLAFIDSGAGSSIGNMALSRAIQARQRKGADPALAVRLQGVAGGETIGEYRIVKSMNMGELRMTNLAVVFADLHIFDHWKLNDKPAILLGVDVLRLFARVELDFGAEQLLFRLGAQQPRLQA; this comes from the coding sequence ATGTTCACGCGTCGCGCGCTTGCGTCCGGCCTGGGCGCTTCCCTGGCCCTCGGCGCCGCGCCGTTCTCGGCCCACGCCTTCTCGCCCGGCCAGGTTCCCGCGGCCACGCCCGTCGCGCCGCCGCCGACGGCCCCGCTCTACATCATCGACGCGGCCATCGACGATTCCGAGCGGATGACCGTCGAGACCATGATCAACGGGCGCGGGCCTTACCGCTTCGTCGTCGATTCGGGCGCCGACCGTTCCGTCGTCTCCGACACCCTGGCCGCCAGTCTGGCCCTGCCGCGCGGACGGGACGTGATGGTCCACGGCATCGGCGGCTCGGCCGTCACCCCGACCGCCCATATCGACCAGCTGGTTTCCGGCGACGCGCGCCTGGCCGGCGTCGAACTGCCGATCCTGCCGCCCGGCCGCGTCGGCGGCGACGGCCTGCTGGGCGTCGACATCCTGCAGGACCGCTCGGTGGTCATGGACTTCAAGCGCAAGCGCCTCGAGGTCCGCCACAGCACGCCCGAGTACCGTTTCTTCCGCCGCACGCAGGAGGTCCAGGTCGTCGCCGACCAGAAGTTCGGCCGGCTGACCATCGTCAACTGCCGGATCAACAACATCCGCACCCTGGCCTTCATCGACTCGGGCGCCGGCTCGTCGATCGGCAACATGGCCCTGTCGCGCGCCATCCAGGCTCGCCAGCGGAAAGGAGCCGATCCGGCCCTGGCCGTACGACTGCAGGGCGTCGCGGGCGGCGAGACCATCGGCGAGTACCGGATCGTCAAGTCGATGAACATGGGCGAACTGCGGATGACCAACCTGGCCGTGGTCTTCGCCGACCTGCACATCTTCGATCACTGGAAGCTCAACGACAAACCCGCGATCCTTCTGGGCGTCGACGTGCTCAGGCTGTTCGCCCGGGTGGAGCTGGACTTCGGCGCCGAGCAGCTGCTGTTCCGGCTGGGCGCCCAGCAGCCCAGGCTGCAGGCCTGA